Genomic DNA from Leptospira hartskeerlii:
TCGCGATTGCAGGAAACCAAGCATTCGATGTGATCAATAGACCGGATCATGGAGAATTCGAGGCGGCCTGGATCGCATTCCATCCAAACGTGATCCGAAATTACAAGCCGAACATTCCTGATCTGAAAGATATAGACCCAGCATTCATTTTCCCTAATATAACTTCCGGATTTTCGGATGCGTTCCGTCTCGCAGCCGAATCTATCACCACTGACAAATTAATCTCCGATCAAGTAGCGATCCATAGGGCGACAGAGATATTGATCTGGCTCGGAGAATATGGAAGAAAGTTCAAAGTATCTTCTCCCGAAAATATTTCGATGAAGGTCAGATCTTTCTTGATTGCAAATCCAGCAAGAGACTGGTCCGCCGTGGAAATTGCGAATCTTCTTGAAATGAGTGAGGCTACTTTAAGAAGAAGACTTTCATCCGAACTTTCTTCTTTTTCAGAAATACTGATCGATGTTAGAATGTCATTGGCTCTTGCTCTATTACAGTCAACGGATAGAACCATTGGAGAGATCGCAAGAGAAGCAGGATATGATTCCGCTTCCAGATTTGCGGTCCGATTCCGAGATAGATTCGGACATTCTCCCACAATGCTACGAAGAGAAGCCAATCGTGATCGGAACGGCACAATCCTTGATCGGGTCCGAACATAAGACCACTTTTTTAATAAATTTCGAATGCATAGTTAGACTTCCGGTGTTATTCTGCATCACTAAGAACTCGGAGGTTTTATGAAGAGATTTCTATCGTTTCAAAACGGTATGTTACTTTGTGTTTTATTCTTTGCTGGATCTGCGTTTGCCGGGGACCTAAAGGTCACCAGCTCCGCGCTTAAAGAAGGCGGAACAATCACCAATACTCATGTGTTTTCAGGATTTGGATGTTCCGGAGAAAATAACTCTCCCGACTTACAATGGTCAGGCGTTCCTAAAGAAACTAAATTTTTTGCCGTAACAGCATACGATCCGGATGCTCCCACCGGAAGCGGCTGGTGGCATTGGACTGTAATTAATATTCCAGCAACTGTCACAAGTCTTCCTGCTAAGGCTGGAAATGATAAGGGACCTCTTCCTGCAGGTGCTGTCCAAGGTAGAACTGATTTCGGTAAGCCTGGATACGGCGGTCCTTGCCCTCCTAAAGGAGATAAACCTCATCGTTATATCTTCAAGGTATTTGCTTTAAAGGATAAGATCGATTTGGATGGAGAAGCTTCTGGTGCGTTAGTCGGATTTTATATTAACTCACTAAAACTTGCGGAAGGAAAATTGACCGCGAAATACGGAAGATAATTTTTTCTCCGAAGTCGGGAACTCCCGGCTTCGGATTTTATACACACTAAGGGTTCAAGAAAGCCTTTCAAAAAATCTTGACTATTCTTTATTCAGTTCTTAGTTCTACAGGAACTAACAGCACTTTTATGGTTTTTATTAAATCCAAAAAGTAACGATATCTGCTACCCCAATTGAGGTATAGAATATGGAACGTAATGTT
This window encodes:
- a CDS encoding helix-turn-helix transcriptional regulator, encoding MKRFIISREGVGLSATVIQKRELYLSRVATDLPTLVFVKKGIKSLKQNGLELDIKSGEAVAIAGNQAFDVINRPDHGEFEAAWIAFHPNVIRNYKPNIPDLKDIDPAFIFPNITSGFSDAFRLAAESITTDKLISDQVAIHRATEILIWLGEYGRKFKVSSPENISMKVRSFLIANPARDWSAVEIANLLEMSEATLRRRLSSELSSFSEILIDVRMSLALALLQSTDRTIGEIAREAGYDSASRFAVRFRDRFGHSPTMLRREANRDRNGTILDRVRT
- a CDS encoding YbhB/YbcL family Raf kinase inhibitor-like protein, giving the protein MKRFLSFQNGMLLCVLFFAGSAFAGDLKVTSSALKEGGTITNTHVFSGFGCSGENNSPDLQWSGVPKETKFFAVTAYDPDAPTGSGWWHWTVINIPATVTSLPAKAGNDKGPLPAGAVQGRTDFGKPGYGGPCPPKGDKPHRYIFKVFALKDKIDLDGEASGALVGFYINSLKLAEGKLTAKYGR